The Planctomycetaceae bacterium genome has a segment encoding these proteins:
- the metG gene encoding methionine--tRNA ligase — translation MTQRRILVTSALPYANGHIHIGHLVEYIQTDIWVRFQKLRGHRCVYVCADDTHGTAIMIRARKEGRREEDVIADMQEAHLRDFNSFGIEFDNYGSTDSEENRECCHRLWSAIRQAGLVSEKEVQQLYDPEAGTFLADRFVRGTCPKCKSPDQPGDNCSKCGTTYTPADLLDPKSTLSGATPEVRSAPHLFIELEQLHEFLNDWTQSGRHLQPEVTNYLKGHFLGEPLRDWDISRPAPYFGFEIPDSPGNYWYVWFDAPIGYMASTQQWCDRHDENFADWWRSDSDAEVHHFIGKDITYFHTLFWPGMLKTADCNLPEKVHIHGFLTVAGEKMSKSKGTFVMASTYLKHLPPEVLRYYYASKLGSGLDDIDLNLDEFVSKANADLVGKLVNLASRTAKFVAEQSLSETYPDDGGLFEQAAAGGDAIAAAYEDCNYNAAIREIMLLADKANKFVEDHQPWVLRKDPARVGELRDVCTVALNLFRQLVIYLAPVLPTLAKQTEELLNAPIKHWDESQTPLLGTPVSAFTHLMKRIEDKQVQAMIEDSKEDNAADAGAGTETTGPEFHAADTWKDSGDALAKEPLAGECTIDDFMKVDLRVARIIEAGHVEGADKLLQLTLSLGGGETRNVFAGIKSAYDPATLIGRLVVCVANLKPRQMKFGLSQGMVCASGSGGKEVFLLSPDDGAVPGQRVH, via the coding sequence ATGACACAGCGACGCATTCTGGTCACATCCGCCCTGCCCTACGCCAACGGGCACATCCACATCGGTCATCTGGTTGAGTACATCCAGACGGACATCTGGGTGCGTTTCCAGAAGCTCCGCGGCCATCGCTGCGTGTATGTTTGTGCCGACGACACGCACGGCACAGCGATCATGATCCGTGCCCGCAAGGAAGGTCGCCGCGAGGAAGACGTTATTGCCGACATGCAGGAAGCCCACCTGCGCGACTTTAATTCGTTCGGTATCGAATTCGACAACTATGGCAGCACCGACAGCGAGGAAAACCGCGAATGCTGCCATCGGCTGTGGTCCGCCATTCGTCAGGCCGGACTTGTCAGCGAAAAGGAAGTGCAGCAGTTGTACGACCCCGAAGCCGGCACGTTTCTGGCCGATCGCTTCGTGCGAGGCACCTGCCCGAAGTGCAAGTCACCGGACCAGCCGGGAGACAACTGCAGCAAGTGCGGCACGACGTACACTCCGGCGGACCTGCTTGATCCGAAGAGCACGCTGTCCGGTGCAACGCCGGAAGTACGATCTGCGCCACATCTGTTCATCGAGCTGGAACAACTGCACGAATTTCTGAACGACTGGACTCAATCCGGGCGACATCTGCAGCCCGAGGTCACCAACTATCTGAAAGGCCACTTCCTGGGTGAGCCGCTGCGGGACTGGGATATTTCGCGGCCGGCTCCGTATTTCGGCTTTGAAATTCCCGACAGTCCCGGCAACTACTGGTACGTCTGGTTTGACGCTCCGATCGGCTACATGGCGTCGACTCAGCAGTGGTGCGACCGACACGATGAAAACTTCGCAGACTGGTGGCGAAGCGATTCTGACGCCGAAGTGCATCACTTTATCGGCAAGGATATTACGTATTTCCATACGCTGTTCTGGCCGGGAATGCTGAAGACGGCAGACTGCAACCTTCCCGAGAAGGTGCACATCCACGGTTTTCTGACCGTGGCGGGTGAGAAGATGTCGAAGTCGAAGGGCACGTTCGTGATGGCTTCGACGTACCTGAAACACCTGCCGCCGGAGGTTCTGCGATACTACTACGCCAGCAAACTGGGTTCGGGGCTGGACGACATCGACCTGAATCTGGACGAATTCGTCAGCAAGGCCAACGCCGATCTGGTGGGCAAGCTGGTCAACCTGGCTTCTCGAACGGCGAAGTTTGTCGCCGAGCAGAGTCTCAGCGAAACGTACCCGGACGACGGCGGCCTCTTCGAACAGGCCGCTGCAGGAGGCGACGCGATCGCCGCAGCCTACGAAGACTGCAACTACAACGCGGCCATTCGCGAAATCATGCTGCTGGCAGACAAGGCCAACAAGTTCGTGGAAGATCATCAGCCGTGGGTGCTCCGCAAGGATCCGGCCAGGGTCGGCGAGTTGCGCGACGTCTGCACTGTCGCGCTGAATCTGTTCCGGCAACTTGTGATTTACCTTGCGCCCGTACTGCCGACTCTGGCAAAACAGACAGAAGAACTGCTCAACGCACCGATCAAACACTGGGACGAAAGTCAGACTCCGCTGCTGGGAACACCCGTCAGCGCATTCACTCATTTAATGAAACGTATTGAGGACAAGCAGGTTCAAGCCATGATTGAAGACAGCAAAGAAGACAACGCCGCCGACGCTGGTGCCGGCACGGAAACCACCGGTCCCGAGTTCCACGCGGCGGACACGTGGAAGGATTCCGGCGACGCTCTGGCGAAGGAACCGCTGGCCGGTGAATGCACGATCGACGATTTCATGAAGGTCGATCTGCGAGTCGCCCGGATCATCGAAGCCGGTCACGTCGAAGGTGCCGACAAACTGCTGCAGTTGACCCTGTCACTCGGCGGCGGAGAGACTCGCAACGTCTTCGCCGGCATCAAGTCCGCCTACGATCCGGCAACACTGATCGGACGACTGGTAGTGTGCGTGGCGAATCTGAAACCCCGCCAGATGAAGTTCGGCCTCAGTCAGGGAATGGTCTGCGCCAGCGGCAGCGGTGGAAAAGAAGTCTTCCTGCTGAGTCCGGATGACGGGGCAGTGCCGGGACAGCGCGTGCATTGA
- a CDS encoding secondary thiamine-phosphate synthase enzyme YjbQ: MNQWFQTEVTLPGFSRGCHLITNHILRGVPQLQQFRVGLMHVFIRHTSASLTLNENADPDVLTDMNMALERLAPESLPYVHTCEGPDDMPAHVKAALTDTSLTIPVANGRLLTGTWQGIYLCEHRNHGGRRKLIVTIQGDIEAA; encoded by the coding sequence ATGAACCAGTGGTTTCAGACAGAAGTGACTCTTCCCGGGTTTTCGCGGGGCTGCCATCTGATTACGAATCACATTCTGCGCGGCGTACCGCAGTTGCAGCAGTTCCGAGTCGGCCTGATGCATGTGTTCATCCGGCACACGTCGGCATCGCTGACGCTGAACGAAAATGCCGATCCGGATGTGTTGACGGACATGAACATGGCACTGGAACGGCTGGCTCCGGAATCCTTGCCGTACGTGCATACCTGCGAAGGCCCGGACGACATGCCGGCTCACGTCAAGGCGGCTCTGACGGACACGTCATTGACAATTCCCGTCGCCAACGGCCGGCTGCTGACCGGAACGTGGCAGGGCATCTACCTGTGCGAACACCGCAACCACGGCGGCCGGCGGAAACTGATCGTGACGATTCAGGGCGATATCGAAGCGGCGTGA